The Canis lupus dingo isolate Sandy chromosome 18, ASM325472v2, whole genome shotgun sequence genome includes the window TAAAGAATAGTGGTGACCAAAATGATAGTAAAACAAGACCAAGAGCAGATTTAGAGAAGAGTGGAATTTTACATTTGTATTATCCTCAACTATCCTGGGAAGGGCATCTGGAAGGTCTTGGAAAATACACATGTAGTTTTTGGGAGGGTGCCTCTGGTTAGAGATAGAGGTATTGGAGTCCTTGTCAGAGGTAGGAAATAGCTAGAGTCCTGGACATAGAAGAGACTGCCCAAAGGAGGGGAAAGGATGAAGGTTAAAAGGAAACAGTGCTAGAGGATATGGACCTAGAAGGGGAAAGAACATAGAGACCAGAAGACTTTAGGAGGTCATAGGAGAAAAAGTGATATGACTGAAGCTTAGTATAACGTGCCTGACCCcttcttgaagaaataaaacaaaagaaaaccaacagtCCTGTAAAATACACTGCAGTGATCActttaaaccaaaaaaatcaggaaggaagaTGTTATAGCCTACTGCGAGcgttttacttttaagtaaaaatgacCATTGTAGGTGTGGTTAACAAATTGAatgcaaaggcaaaaaaattGGGGGGATGGGGCATTGATATAAAGAAGGGGACATTACAATAATAACCTAGACCTGtaagttagaaataaaatatagaattaaaggtatctttatatttaaagaataagcaaaatttattttattatcctgATATAGTTTATTATTTACTTGGTACTCTTAAGAGCAAATGGTATTAAACTAATGGTTTAAAGCGTGATTTCTAATATCTGttacttcaaaagagaaaataatgaaaacatagcCCATTATCAGAAAACAAACTATAAGGCAAAGAATAAAAGGGAGGGAACaatgttttaatacattttactaGGCATCAGAAGCATAGAAAATTTACTAATTTGACTATAAGTGCAAGTCAGTAATCAACaatatcaaaatgcaaaaatatcagATTAGACTAAAAATGCTagttcaaaggaaaacaaaacattgtgacacaggaaagttaaaaaaatagatacactagcaaaatttcaaatgtaaatgATCTGTACACAAGGTTGTTCATCATGACAGCAATATAAACACCCAACGTCTACCACTGTGACATTTGTTGGATGAACTGTGGCACATCCACACAGTGCAGAACTGTGTGCCTTGCAGGGCTTTAATGGTATAAGGAtgatctctctctcctgctgtggAAATACTTCCAGGACACATGGCTGTAGTAGTCATTTaggtattctctctctccaggtgGTGACAGGAATGCACTTCCATGCCCACTTGGATTTTGCTTTTGCCAGTTCAGTGTGAATAGAAGCACTGTGCCTCACCTCTGTGCGGAGTTGTTGTGAGGCAGTGTGTgactggacttttttttcttttccttctgctgaACCCACACAGTGTTCCAGATGGTAGTTGCTCCTTTAGCTTGGGTCCCAAAGTCAGGATGATAGTGACACAAAATAAGGCTCCTAGCTGAACCCTATATGACACGGGGCATGTAACATGATTGAGACACAGACCTTTGCTGCATAAGCCACTGAGCTTTTGTGTTAGTTGTCACTGTAGCTTAACACAGTATCTTAGCAGACATGCGAACTTGTAACAGGAGGTAGGGTGCTGTGGCTAAAAACAATAGTGGGTTGGGGTATCGTCTAAGGCTCAGCAGTAGAGGATTTGGAAACTTAGTGGAAGCTGAAAGGATAGTGATCCATGCTATGCAGTGGTAAAACAGAAGGTCACATTTGATCAAagaagatgatggatagagaaggaCCTTCCTGAGGTTAAAGCCCAAGAGTCATAAAACAATGGCCTGGGAGCCTCTGCAGAAAGCAGAGCAGTCCTCAAGCATCAGCCCCTAGGTAGAGGGTCATGACTGCTGCCCGGTGGGATTTCACAGTTGCTACCAAGATTGCTATGCTCCCCCCATTGGTACACTTTCCAAATAGGAATGTCCATCATGACAATCTTACCCCATTGTATAAGTGTTTGTGGTGGATAAATGGTCAGATAACTTGTCTTTTTGGCTTGTAAGTCTCTGGATCCAGGAAGCATATCAAATGTGAACAGATACAATCATTTTAGAGAACTATTTaataggtaaatataaatatgatatgaattcactgaggggggcacttgacaggatgagccctgggtgttatgctatatgttggcaaattgaactccaataaaaaaaagaaaaaaaagaaaaaatatgatatgaattattaaaagtaaaacatatttctatcccataacccagcaatttcacttctagataAAAAACCCAAGAGGGCATATAACCACCCAAAGAAGGGTGCAGCATCTTTATCCATTATAACCCAAAATAATAAACAgtcaaaatgtccatcaatagtagaatgaataaataaattatagcattTTTACAATAGAATAGTATTCAGCAATATACAGGAATGAACACTTACTACATAACAACATCTCACAGATGTGATGTTGAGTGAAAGGAGCCATAGGTAAAAgattatatactgtatgattctatctatatgaaattcaagaacatatattgataaaaatcagaatagtAGCTATATCTGTGTTGGGAAAAGGGCACAAAGAAACCTTTGTGCTGAAACAGGGTGCTAGAAATATTCTGTTATACCTCAGcaacaaaatttcaaataaaataaaatataaacaaaataagagggattcctgggtggcgcagcggtttggcgcctgcctttggcccagggcgcgatcctggagacccgggatcgaatctcacgtcgagctcccggtgtgtggagcctgcttctccctcctcctgtgtctctgcctctgtctctctctctgtgtgtctatcataaataaataaaaattaaaaaaaaaataaacaaaataagaaaagccaCATCTGGATCCAGTAGAGACACACCCCTGACCCTCAGTGTAGGGGCGACTACCAATCACCCAAAGAGCCTGGAGTTAATGGCAGGAATAGGTTACCATCTTCAGGTTAGACAAGTGTATTTGTATGCAGGAAAGAATTTGAACCAAATATTTACTGCCAAGAAAAGTGGGCTCTGATGGTTATTATGGCTGTTCACAGGtgtgttgactttttttcttctcaagcaTATAATAAAGTTGCACTTCTCTGAAAATAGCTATGGGCACATTTTCTACACCCAATGAAACATGAGTGAAGTGTGGTGAGTCCCTTGAAAACCAGAGCAGGCTTTGCCACATTCCCTTCCCTCTGCAACCCACCAGGTAGAGCTGGGCAAGAGGGAACACAATGATAGCAGCAGAGCCTCAGACACCTGAGATTCTGAGATGAGGAGTGGATTTAGATTTCAAACCACTAAGGTCTCGGTGTTGTATGCAAATCACACACAGATAGACTCCAGCCTACCCTGGTAAATAGCAATTAAGCAGAAAAGATGAGTGGTAAGAAAACTCTATTTCTTATGTATCCTTATATGAAGGAAGGGGGGAAGAATATGAATTGATATGTatatttgctgatattttcaGAAAGAAGCAATGGAAGAGTAccacaaaaaatgtattttaaaaaaattactgataatggaaaagaagagagaagccaGACGCCTTTGACTAGACCTTAACATAGAGTTCTCACTTTTGAATCATGGAAGTGAATCAAAACAGGGGTTCTTGTGGTGATGGAACTGTTTAGTATCTTGACAGTCACAAAATTATTTagagctacacacacacaaaagctgaACAAGATCAGTGGATTTGAACAATGCTGATATTCTGAGTGATATTATACTATAGTTTTACAAATGTTACTGTTGGGGGAAACTAGGGAAATATATGCATGTGATCTCTCAGTACTCTTTCTTACTACtgcatgaaaaaaattatgaatatctcattaaatatcaaaataaatcagaaagaataaaaagcattCCCTAAACATGGAAGCAAATTATATCAAATGATTCAATTGTATTTCAAATCAGTGACATAATCATATGAAGAGcaaaatttcaaataactttaGAGCAAATATTTTGATTGCACATCGTTAGTGAAATATATTATAAAGGCAAATAAGCTATgaagaaatcctttttttaaagattttgttttttatgtaatGTCACCCtacatggggctggaacttacaactctgagatcaagagtcacatgctttactgattGAGCCAGACAGATACTCTAGCTATGAAGAAATCTCCAACTTTATTCAGTAACCTTACTGTTCTTAGTACCAGTGTTGTGGCTATGGAATACGTTTTTCTAAATTGTaaattaaagcaaataaatactTATGTTAATACTGTTAGGAGCTAAGATTCTCAGCATTCTGCAACAAAGCTGCAAAGtgtaaaatcaaagaaataaaagtgctgTAACActgcatttaaaatgaaaataacatttaaaatgaaaataacagtagtcatcattattttttccttttaaaaacaatgcatttcttagtttttttccatttaaaaatcctGAAGGCTGTGACAACCTAGGAGTAATCAGCACTCCCAAGCAAAGAGATCAGAACCTTCTAAATATAATGGTCACAACCATTCCCCCGGTATTCATATGCTTGAGGAGGATTTCCCTCTTGGTCTAGACTtggccatatgacttgctttggccaataggaCATTAGTAAATATAAGCAAGCAAAGACTTGAAAGTATGCTCTCCTTGAGACTTACTCTAATGTTGTTCTTGGCAACTCTGTGACCACCAACATATGAAAAAGCCCCTGCAAACTGACTGGATGAAATAATTATAGTCTATTTGCCCCTAGTGTCCTGGCCTACTGCCCACCAAAGGCTTGCAATGTGAGCAAGACACAGCTACATAAATTTCAGCATTAGTACAAAGTGAAAATGCAGGACCCTTTGTTTAAAACTGGTACATTTTAAGGAaagcacttgttatgatgagcacttggtgtcgtaagtgatgaatcaccagatcctactccagaaaccaatattgcactgtatgctaactacctaaaatttaagttaaaaaaaaaataacagcaatagtAGAGCCCTGGGGACAAGTATGAGGCTCTTCAGAGCACGGGACTCTGTGCACCTGAACAGGTCACAAACCTGGCCCTGCATGTGAATAAGGCTATCTTAGGTCTAGTTACCTGCACTGTTTATAATAGATGTATGAGAGTGCTCAGCAAAGACAAGATGAATGGTCCCAGACAAGCCACAGAATCATGAGCTAAAAAATTGGTTAGTTTCCACCATGAGGTTTTGGGACAGTTGCAGCAGAGGCTACCTGACCTAAGCACTAGTTCTAAAATATTATGAAGTAGTGTCTAAAGAGCatcagaaaaaaactataaataaatattgaaatctaGTTAATAATATCCACAATGAAGTATTTAAGGGAAAGTGTACTGATGTCTGTAACTTACTTTGAGGTTCACCAAATAGCAAGGATTAATAGATCAATACAGCATGGATAGATgcatacatgtaaaaaaaaacaagtatactGAAATGTTAATGGTTGAATCTAGTAGATGGATATATAGATATTCACTGTACAATTCTTCCAAATTGTccttatgtttaaaaattcttgaaCGAGAAAGGATGCAAGAGCCAAATATTAAATGAAGCACATATTGAACATGTAAAACCTTGTGTAGTTACAATGATATTCAAGAAATGATTTAAGACCAGTCACCATTTTTGATAACTAGGGTACCAACTCCCTGTTCTAAAAATTGGccaacaaagagaagaaattccATATCTATCCTGCTTTTCCTGTAAGACAAATATTTATCCCATCAATAAGGGAAAGTTTGTTTGGCTTTTACAGGATAATTCCAACTACTAAAAATGAGTACGTTAGTTAGAAACCCATCATTTTGCAAGTATTAATGGAATAATTGATTCAGGCAAAGCTCCACCAATAgatgaaaactttctttttttaaatttatttttttgtagttttatggttttattaacacaaatatgaCATGCACATAAgctgtctattcattttcttcactacACAGCCTGGCATTGGGACTGGTGACTCTGATGGCCAGCTGAGCTGCTCTTTCCACAACTGCTTTGTGGTTCTTGGAGGATACATTGTGAGCAATCTCTGCACAATAGGATTTGTTGCACATCAGCAGCACTTCAAGCTCCTTGACCTTGTGGACTAGGAACTTCCAGAAGCCACTGGGCAgcatgtgctttgttttcttgctgCTCCTGTAACCAATGTTGGGCATCAAGATCTGGCCCTTGAATCTTCTGCGCACCCCGTCAATGCCTCTGGGTTTCCACCAGTTGCACTTAATTTTGACATATCGGTCCAGCTGGTGCCAGATGaacttcttggtcctctttttaaTGATCTTGGGCTTCACCAGAGGTCTGAGGGCAGCCATGATGCCCAGCAATTGATGGCTGCCACATCCGCAGGTGGCACCAAGGAAGAGAGGGGCTAGATGAAACCTTTAGATGAAAAGTtgcattgagggatccctgggtggcgcagtggtttagcgcctgcctttggcccagggcgcgatcctggagacccgggatcgaatcccacgtcgggctcccagtgcatggagcctgcttctccctctgtctgtgtctctgcctctctctctctctgtgtgactatcataaataaattaaaaaaaaataaaataaaataaaaaagaaaagttgcatTGAGGGGAATTTGATAGTAGAAGAATCAGACTGTTGCCACCTGCACCCACTGGTCAGACTTCACATCACTGAGAGTGGGTCAAACACACATTATGTGCCTTCTGATGTAATATGTCAAGGACACAGAACTACCTATGTATTAATTGTGCCAAATACCATTGAATCTGCATCCAATCAAGCATTAAGGCCAACTTCCTGTTTACACAGagggggacaatccaacaagctAAATAAGACAAGGaagtaaacataaaaattcaaaatgtgaagCATTCCACAGAAAGAAGGCATGACTAAGAGGGGGGTGGGAACCACACCAGATTAGCAATATGTAAGAGACCTAATGATTAAATGTAGTATGTGTGTTTATTTGCTTCCTAACTCAAACAACCCAcctataaaatgatatatttttaattgtttattctatttatttatttatttatttatttatttatttatttgagacagagagagagaggcagagacacaggcagagggagaagcaggctccacacagggagcctgatgtgggactcgatcctagggccttcaggatcacaccctgggctgaaggcggtgctaaaccactgagccacccaggctgcccaatttattctatttaggtaggctccatgcccagcatggatcccaacatggggcttgaactcacgatcctgagatcaagaccagagctgaaattaagagttggatgcttaaccgactgagccacccagatacctctaaaacaatagttttaagtgaataaattttcatttggatTGGGTATTTGAGGATAACAAGAAATGAGTTTGTTTTGTTAAGTGTGATAACACTGTAATCAATAAAAATATCCCTATTtgtaaggataaaatg containing:
- the LOC112661496 gene encoding 60S ribosomal protein L32-like, whose product is MAALRPLVKPKIIKKRTKKFIWHQLDRYVKIKCNWWKPRGIDGVRRRFKGQILMPNIGYRSSKKTKHMLPSGFWKFLVHKVKELEVLLMCNKSYCAEIAHNVSSKNHKAVVERAAQLAIRVTSPNARLCSEENE